A region from the Salvelinus sp. IW2-2015 linkage group LG19, ASM291031v2, whole genome shotgun sequence genome encodes:
- the LOC111979471 gene encoding B-type lectin plumieribetin-like has translation MSKNYMSKYDEMRKGDYMWSNNKEYKAVFQEDGNFVIYGWRQMWSSDTAGQRDAYRLCMQDDSNFVMYKRDNKMMWQTKSQAQGFKMCRMYLRNDGNLVVEKDGEEMWNSSSSKGHKQ, from the exons ATGAGCAAGAACTACATGTCCAAGTATGATGAGATGCGTAAGGGAGACTACATGTGGTCCAATAACAAGGAATACAAGGCAGTTTTCCAG GAGGACGGTAACTTTGTCATCTATGGCTGGAGGCAGATGTGGTCCTCTGACACCGCCGGACAGCGCGACGCCTACCGCCTGTGCATGCAAGACGACAGCAACTTTGTCATGTACAAGAGGGATAACAAGATGATGTGGCAAACCAAGAGCCAGGCTCAAGGGTTCAAGATGTGCCGCATGTACCTGCGTAACGACGGCAACCTGGTCGTCGAGAAGGACGGAGAAGAAATGTGGAACTCTTCTTCCTCCAAGGGTCACAAGCAGTGA